The proteins below come from a single Cannabis sativa cultivar Pink pepper isolate KNU-18-1 chromosome 3, ASM2916894v1, whole genome shotgun sequence genomic window:
- the LOC115711050 gene encoding uncharacterized protein LOC115711050 isoform X3: MAADVASYHSGDGSGKDPTDPTSDPNTCESSESIAPKKKGSGIELTSEEGKGKNTESLPNVDHIQKLKKLLGERSGYIGGRGHIWKRKSSSRYNQYTHARTLQSADEIQRLEGLIIKLQKQVQHISEKVPTKEHLPKDNKIVDMHSTRPSQPHMPQPLASHSNMHGPLTSQYQWQIPQPPPLQQPLFPYNYPYTYGAPLQQPMPPYHYPNTNGLPLQQPMLPYHYPNTNGLPLQQPTPPYHNPNTYGLPLQQQPPPYHYPNTHGPPLQLPIPPYYYPNTHGLPLQQPMPHYHYPNTNGLPLQQPMPPYHNPNTQQPMPPDHYPSMDGPLSQQPPMPKVSIDPDPKPRPSPVPDNAKDACPKREHTTQDVLDHPEPQASKKARDMFLGFNIREKLMEFSEMNILKRKAFFEISLYMVENDDGVKKFFNRMDVSSRGMINMDELIAAFKISLPCPSVDLLMKIGDLDEDGYLNYLEFVSILVKVRMIGNENRHIRAAFEVFDENQSGYIEMDDLRHCFAYDSDDEENIEEVVGENIEEVVEAIMEDVDIDKDGKISYDEFAAMMKSGTPKAQRQ; this comes from the exons ATGGCTGCAGATGTTGCAAGCTACCACAGTGGAGATGGTAGCGGTAAGGACCCGACAGATCCTACTAGTGATCCAAATACGTGCGAGTCTTCAg AATCAATTGCTCCCAAGAAAAAAGGCTCTGGTATTGAGCTAACATCAGAAGAGGGAAAAGGAAAAAATACAGAATCACTTCCTAATGTTGATCATattcaaaaacttaaaaaattgcTTGGTGAGAGGAGTGGTTACATTGGAGGAAGGGGCCACATATGGAAACGTAAATCCTCTTCCCGTTACAATCAGTACACTCATGCACGTACTCTACAATCTGCTGATGAAATACAAAGATTAGAGGGACTGATAATTAAATTGCAAAAGCAAGTTCAACACATTAGTGAAAAGGTTCCAACTAAAGAACATTTGCCAAAGGACAACAAGATAGTGGATATGCATTCAACTAGACCGTCTCAACCTCACATGCCTCAGCCTTTGGCAAGTCACTCCAACATGCATGGACCCTTAACTTCTCAATATCAGTGGCAGATACCGCAACCACCACCATTGCAGCAGCCTCTGTTTCCATATAACTATCCCTACACATATGGGGCCCCATTGCAGCAGCCTATGCCACCCTATCACTATCCCAACACAAATGGGCTCCCATTGCAGCAGCCTATGCTGCCCTATCACTATCCCAACACAAATGGGCTCCCATTGCAGCAGCCTACGCCGCCTTATCACAATCCCAACACATATGGGCTCCCATTGCAGCAGCAGCCTCCACCCTATCACTATCCCAATACACATGGACCCCCATTGCAGCTGCCTATTCCCCCCTATTACTATCCCAACACACATGGGCTCCCATTGCAGCAGCCTATGCCGCACTATCACTATCCCAACACAAATGGGCTCCCATTGCAACAGCCTATGCCGCCTTATCACAATCCCAACACGCAGCAACCTATGCCGCCTGATCACTATCCCTCCATGGATGGGCCCCTATCGCAGCAGCCCCCCATGCCTAAAGTTTCGATCGACCCAGACCCCAAACCTCGACCTAGTCCTGTCCCGGACAATGCAAAAGATGCTTGTCCAAAACGCGAGCATACAACTCAGGACGTACTAG ATCATCCTGAGCCACAAGCTTCAAAGAAAGCTCGAGATATGTTTTTGGGTTTTAATATAAGGGAAAAGCTCATGGAGTTCTCTGAAATGAACATTCTCAAGAGAAAAGCTTTCTTT gAAATTAGTCTTTATATGGTGGAGAATGATGATGGTGTAAAGAAATTTTTCAATCGTATGGATGTTAGCAGCAGAGGAATGATTAACATGGATGAACTAATAGCCGCATTCAAAATTTCACTTCCATGTCCATCTGTTGATCTTCTAATGAAAATT GGTGATTTAGATGAGGATGGATATTTGAACTATCTAGAATTTGTGAGCATACTTGTTAAGGTAAGAATGATAGGCAATGAAAACCGGCACATTCGTGCAGCCTTTGAAGTTTTCGACGAAAACCAAAGTGGATATATAGAAATGGACGATCTACGACATTGCTTCGCTTATGatagtgatgatgaagaaaacATTGAAGAAGTTGTTGGAGAAAACATTGAAGAAGTTGTTGAAGCCATTATGGAAGATGTGGACATTGATAAG GATGGAAAAATAAGTTATGATGAGTTTGCTGCAATGATGAAATCTGGTACACCAAAAGCACAGAGGCAGTAA